The DNA segment aaggttgtacagttttgtatgcacaattgaagattgtacaccaaagtgtgaaaaaaAGACTATggttgtacaccacatatgtaagTTACCCATTTCTTCATATATTTGTCTGCTGACTAGTTTAAAATTCTCCATtgaaaaacaccggaaaatcaaaaaaatatttttatgcaCAATATTTTTCGGTAAACAAAAACGGACTTAAATGATTGAACAAGTTCGGAAAACTAACGAGATTCTccataaatttaaaattgcaAAATGGTTAAATCATTATCTTATTATTGTTTAAAATTGCAAAAGTGGTTAGGTAGTCTTATTCATTACTGAGATTTTCCTAAGTTGATACATGcttatataatatagttttaataaTCCGTGAAAAATgcatacaaaaaaaattgtgttgcgtgttgttcaattaattaattaaatttttggtttgctgtaattttattattcataattatagtttaatttattttttaatatgttttttaaatataaatatattagctGAAATAGCAGGTTGGGAATAAGTTTAGAAATTAACTGTTTTTTTTAACTTGATTCCGCTCAACCCGAGCCTAATATGTATAAAATACGGATTGGattaaacttaattaaaataattaagcGTTAAGTTCGATTAAGATCGGTTCGATATCTTTGAATCTATTAGTTACTAGAAAAATTGCTTCTTATTAGTAACATGAAGACATTGTAATACTTAATTTGTTCTTTTATTCACTAATATAACTTGTAAAATACATGAATTAATGGCAAGAATTATGCATTAGAAATCAagaaaaaagggtaaattacactcatggttCTTGAACTTTATtactcttattttttttttttttatggctcATGAATTTCAAAATCGGATATTATAGcccttgaactttacactttactAACATAATGACCATTTATAACGTTGACCATACCAAAAAGAGTAATAGTAATCTTAAAatgaaaacaatatatatatatatatatatatatatatataaaagaattaaagttatttagaatCATATTTCCTATAAAAccaccattttttattttccaaatcacaatttttgaatatttctctctaaaaaaccATTTTGTTTCTATTAACCAAAAAATACTCAAATGACctcaaaagcaaaaaaaaaaaaaaaaaatcgaaaaattAAGGTTGCTCAGGATATCATTTCTACCAGTTCTACAATGAAGGGTTATCTGTTATTGGAGTGATCATATTGATCAATGTTAAAAGGAAATACTATGTTAGTAAAGTGTAAAGTTTTGGGACCATAATGTTTGGTTTTCAAATTCGGGGACCATGGATGTAATGAGGCCAGCTCTGGGCGCATAGTCCAAGAATACAGCCGCCCAGGGCCCAAAAGAAAATtttatagtaattttttttattataattgtaattatattacCCATTCATGCCTAAAAGGAGaacaaaataatatgatattttaaaccTAAAATGGactcaaatttctattttaaaattttaaatacaatttttttttattaaaaacctCTTCTTTTAGGGCCCATAAAATGTCGGGATCGGCCTGTAGAAAAAGAGAGTTGAGGAATTACCATATCAGAGGCCAAAACGGACCGGCGTAGCAAACCCTCGAAAGGTACAAAAAGAACCAGAAAGCCATAAAGACTCACAATTGAGTTTGCAATCACAAAATACCTACATTAAAcataactatattaattattttatttttactaaaaaaaacagcaaaaacataaataaaaataaggaaGAACACATTATTTGCCCTTTTATCAACTGCATTGACATtataaaaaaactttaagaTTACCTTTTACGTATTATAataaacaaagaacaaaaagaaTCATTACCGACGAATATTTTAGTTGTTAATGTATAGTTTTCGTCGGTAATTTCAATCTATTCAAAATCTATAACAAATTTGAAATTACTAACGGAATCCACAGAGGAAATTAGTTGTTATGTTAACTTTTGATCATTTTTCATCTATTAACCCTCTCAATTATTTTATCTCCGACAACTGTAAAAAAAAGTACAAGTTCTGGGCCAAATACGAGGGGTAAATTACTTACGTAGTGTacaatctttgtcatttttcactCTTTGATGTATAACATTTAATTTTGCACATAAAAATATACAATATTTTAGTAACCTCTCACTAAAGTGTATAGCCGGTAATTATAACTGGTCAAAGTCAATGTGTCACATCAGCAATTTGACCTTTATAAAAGTcaaaattgttgatgtggatagtTAATtttgcgttgaccggtcaacTTTGACTTTTAACGAGGTCAATTTGCTGATGTGGCGTCTTGACTTCACGTTGAATAATCATAATTACCGGCGGTATACTTTAGTGAGAGGTCACCAAAATGTTATATCAttttgtgtgcaaaattgaaggttgtacaccaaaatgtcaAATACGAcaaagattgtacaccaaagtCTGAAATAAAAcaaagattgtacaccaaagtatGAAATAAGACAAAGGttatacaccacgtatgtaatttaccccaaataTGAGaaccaaataattttttttcccaaaaaataacCGAAAGAAATTACTTGAACTATAATTAATGACAGCAATTATCGCCGTTAAAGGTAAAACATCTATCACTAATTTCAATCTATTCAGCGACTGCAACAGATTTTAAATTAGCGACGAAATCTGCAGATGGAAATAGTTCTTAATTAAATCTATAACTTGTTAAACAAATTTCGGTCCATTAATCCGCAAATATTTTCTTATAGCTCGGCTTCTGAGCCAAATACGAGAACCAAATAACGTGTTAGAGTAGAACTTACTTGAGTGCAGGTGCATCACTGAACTTAACTTGAACAGAGATACCAGGAGCCACTGCAACAGTTTGATTGCTAGTAGCCATTACAACTGCAGCTGCTACCGTTGAACCAAAGGCAATCATTCTCAACAAAATTCCAATTATTTTCTTGGCTTTGCACTTTGAAATTAATTCCATCTTAATCCCAATTTTAATTcaaattagataataaaaaggGTAGATGAAATTATTAATTAGAGAAGTTCAAAAATGGTGGAAGTTGAAGTTGTGATGCAGAATTTAATTTAtgagcatatatatatatatatatatatagagagagagagagagggagaagatGCAAAGGGTTGATGAAAAATGGTTGTATATTTGTTGTTATTTGTTGAATTATTCAACTGCCTATCACAACCGTCAAATAACAACTTTTTCTACTAGTTTAAGATTTCATATGTGTATCATTATGATAAaagaaagggttaaggtgcaaaaatataattttacccctaacgtctaaaatggtgtaattttaccctctaatgttggaagccaagaacaattttacccctaacgttaataaattgggtcaatttaagaaataattcatcaaactgtcttctcggtcatgaatcttgtcatctacacttcatacgtgtgtcattttatcagtaacaaatcataaacataagttgggatgtgaaaaataaataaaaaaatatattgtctttttcgTACGAATTAGAccaaataaattcaaaaaattcactaaatttataaatattaatctcaaattctatcattaaattataaaaaaacatgaaatcttttttttagaactaattgttatgcaattggtgcagaataagcaacaaaaatatctgtattttataatagtgtctgaaattaacccaatttattaacattaggggtaaaattgctcttgacttccaacgttaggggcaaaattgcaccattttagacgttaggggtaaaattactcctgacccgaaatattaggggtatttttgcaccttaaccctaaaagtAATTATTGGGTCTTTTTAAGTTTTtgatttaattgatttatttacatggaATCCGAGCTTGATAATCTCATTTATTGGTGGAATATTCGACACGTGGTAGTATGAGTTTGTGTTGTACAAGCTTCAGCTTACTAGATAGTGTATCAGATATTATAAGACAAGCTATTATTATGCTTTAACTATCGGTTTAAACTTTTGGGTCAATTGGTTTATTGACATGGTAACATAGGTTTGGTAGACCAAGTGGTTGAAAGTTCGAATCATAGAATTTCAACACACATGGTAGGATGAACTTTTGTTGTGCATGCTTCCATTCGGAAAGTCATTCGTGTGCGGAtattataataaaaactattattgaatcttaactatcagcttaattTCTTGGTTGAATTTGTCTTTGCACATTATCAAAACTATAAAATGTTTGTGTagtttttttatagtttaatttttcgatttttttattaagtTGTTGATCTTCTAGTTTGATATATTGAGTTTTCGATCAATTATAATTGGCAGAAGCCAACTACTCGTTATATTAAGTATAACGTTGATGCGACTGTATTTCAATCAGAGAATAGTTTCGGTATGCGAGCAATTCTTCGGGGTCGTACCGATAATTTTATTGCATGTTGTAGCTCTTTCACTACAAGTAGTATTCATGTTTCGCTAGACGAGGTGTTGGCTCTCCGTAACACGATACTCTGGGTAGTTTCACTTTACTTTCAGAATGTTCAGTTCGAAACTAATGCCAATGGGGGTGATGAATCACATTTCAATAAAGGTCCATGATATTACTGAGTTTGGGATTGTTATAGAAGAAATTTGAGATTTTTTACTTATCCGCCCAGATTGTTCTGTGACATTTGTCCCTAGATTAGTGAACGGTATGGtcctgataacattgtgatattatcccaatgCTCAAAAAGGATGTTCACCTATGACGCCACGTgttgatcacctgataccggAGTATCACGGCGTATTGAGCAAAGAGATCCGGCAGGCAGATCACCAACACCTCACCACAAGAGATCTGCGGGCGAACCTGTGAGACGAATCTCCATAACCATTCAATCCGCTATTGAAACAGCTGAGCTAATCCCGCAATAAAGACCCTTAATAAGCTATCAATAAGCTAActggcatacttaaaggaaaccagtaaccgccattaatggagcattaatggagactttctag comes from the Euphorbia lathyris chromosome 5, ddEupLath1.1, whole genome shotgun sequence genome and includes:
- the LOC136230592 gene encoding CASP-like protein 1C1 is translated as MELISKCKAKKIIGILLRMIAFGSTVAAAVVMATSNQTVAVAPGISVQVKFSDAPALKYFVIANSIVSLYGFLVLFVPFEGLLRRSVLASDMVFIMLLSSSISAALAVSEVGKKGNPLAGWRPICGMVPRYCNQVRAALIVGFIGLFSYTITLITSFALSLVLLLLQKPSLNFFLINY